The Fibrobacter sp. UWB2 genome window below encodes:
- a CDS encoding helix-turn-helix domain-containing protein: MYYEPLLLHEAVRLLLISIRQKRRHTQHSLSLESGISRQFISQMECGMKLPSIVTLSQLSLALKTNMSTLVVELDRIYQHLFRQRQARQDDNTEDYSARNAADTRTPSLEYIRRARGLDKP; encoded by the coding sequence ATGTATTACGAGCCCCTTCTTCTCCACGAAGCCGTAAGACTTCTCCTAATCTCCATCCGGCAAAAACGCCGCCACACACAGCATTCGCTATCTCTCGAATCAGGGATTTCCCGGCAATTCATTTCGCAAATGGAATGCGGAATGAAGCTTCCCTCTATCGTCACCCTTTCACAACTATCGCTAGCTCTCAAAACCAACATGAGTACACTCGTAGTAGAGCTAGACCGCATTTACCAGCACCTGTTCCGGCAAAGACAGGCAAGACAGGACGACAATACAGAGGATTATTCCGCACGGAACGCCGCCGATACACGCACCCCAAGCCTTGAATACATCCGCAGGGCAAGGGGGTTAGACAAGCCATAG
- the rlmN gene encoding 23S rRNA (adenine(2503)-C(2))-methyltransferase RlmN: MEWQRNIKTLTTDELKAWLRDVDEKPYRADQIQKWLFCQQVRSYDEMVNISPALREKMAKQFTLCGLKEAQRSVSVDGTVKWLFETEDGHHIETVMIPANGRYSVCVSTQVGCAMNCAFCRTAKMGFTRNLEAGEILEEIINVNWYLKDNGFMNEEGGVAQVTNIIFMGMGEPLNNLENVHRVCCTLHNQKLFNMGAKRMTVSTSGVVPKIKELVDRNTPCCLAVSLNSTNNEYRSSVMPVNKTWPIEKLLDAVDEYIRRTDNYVTFEFVLIQNITCTPKAAKELIRICAPRRVKVNAIVLNDGDDPTLHAPTPEEVEDFLATVRAAEIQITIRNPRGRDILAACGQLAYKKEGKEC; the protein is encoded by the coding sequence ATGGAATGGCAGCGCAATATAAAAACTTTGACAACCGACGAGCTCAAAGCTTGGCTTCGGGATGTTGACGAAAAGCCCTACCGCGCCGACCAGATTCAAAAATGGCTATTCTGCCAGCAGGTGCGTTCTTACGACGAGATGGTGAACATCTCCCCTGCTCTCCGCGAAAAAATGGCAAAACAGTTCACGCTTTGCGGCCTCAAGGAGGCTCAGCGTTCTGTTTCTGTCGATGGAACGGTCAAGTGGCTTTTTGAAACCGAAGACGGTCACCATATCGAAACCGTGATGATCCCCGCAAACGGTCGCTATTCCGTTTGCGTCTCGACCCAGGTCGGCTGCGCCATGAACTGCGCATTCTGCCGTACCGCCAAGATGGGATTCACGCGTAACCTCGAAGCAGGCGAAATTCTCGAAGAAATCATCAACGTCAACTGGTACCTGAAGGACAACGGCTTCATGAACGAAGAAGGCGGAGTCGCCCAGGTGACGAACATTATCTTCATGGGCATGGGCGAACCGCTCAACAACCTCGAGAACGTCCACCGCGTCTGCTGCACGCTGCATAACCAGAAACTTTTCAACATGGGCGCAAAGCGCATGACCGTGAGCACTTCGGGTGTTGTCCCGAAGATCAAGGAGCTCGTGGACAGGAACACGCCCTGCTGCCTCGCCGTGAGCCTCAACAGCACGAACAACGAATACCGTTCGTCCGTGATGCCGGTGAACAAGACCTGGCCCATCGAAAAACTTTTGGATGCGGTTGACGAATACATCCGCCGCACCGATAATTATGTGACGTTCGAGTTCGTGCTCATCCAGAACATCACCTGCACGCCCAAGGCGGCAAAGGAACTCATCCGCATCTGCGCCCCGCGCCGCGTGAAGGTGAACGCCATCGTGCTTAACGACGGCGACGACCCGACGCTCCATGCCCCCACCCCCGAAGAGGTGGAAGATTTCCTCGCCACCGTGCGAGCTGCTGAAATTCAAATAACGATCCGTAATCCGCGCGGCAGGGACATCCTTGCAGCGTGTGGACAATTAGCGTACAAAAAGGAAGGTAAAGAATGTTAA
- a CDS encoding methyltransferase: MLTQNLPEFWDNLYAEGKDYWNFKKATPALLEFFKHPSCPATGSVLIPGAGFGYDAEAWALRGHEVLAVDFAPTAVDELDHLSRKHKNLRSLDLDLFTLSPKDAKRGGQQFDIIYDYGAFSAIHPGRRDEFFEVCYKMMKDDGVFICLMYPLMNGKTMQGPPHCMSEGELMARLDGVFDIVERIKPTNSIPGREGKEEFWLMKKCL, from the coding sequence ATGTTAACGCAAAACCTCCCGGAATTCTGGGACAATCTCTATGCCGAAGGCAAGGACTACTGGAATTTCAAGAAGGCGACTCCGGCCCTGCTTGAATTTTTCAAGCACCCCTCCTGCCCCGCAACCGGCTCTGTGCTGATTCCCGGCGCCGGGTTCGGCTACGATGCCGAGGCATGGGCTTTGCGTGGACACGAAGTTTTGGCTGTCGACTTTGCTCCGACCGCAGTCGATGAACTGGACCACTTGAGCCGCAAGCACAAGAACCTGCGCTCCCTCGACCTCGACTTGTTCACCCTTTCTCCGAAGGATGCCAAGCGCGGTGGCCAGCAGTTCGACATCATCTATGATTACGGTGCATTCTCGGCAATCCACCCGGGCCGCCGCGACGAATTCTTCGAAGTCTGCTACAAGATGATGAAGGACGACGGCGTGTTCATCTGCCTCATGTACCCGCTCATGAACGGCAAGACCATGCAGGGCCCTCCGCACTGCATGAGCGAAGGCGAACTCATGGCTCGCCTGGACGGCGTGTTCGACATCGTCGAACGCATCAAGCCCACGAATAGCATTCCGGGCCGCGAAGGCAAGGAAGAATTCTGGCTCATGAAGAAGTGCCTGTAA
- a CDS encoding YchJ family protein, which translates to MANDLCPCGSGKAYCDCCEPIIKKTTLAPSPEALMRSRYTAYAKHEIAWLKDSLEATQRDDFDEPSVEAWSRDSEWLGIEIKQTKTEEDKNIGWVEFVARFKQGNITRNHHELGEFHKVGGAWYFYDGRAVKQETVRHEGPVVGRNDPCPCGSGKKYKKCCGANK; encoded by the coding sequence ATGGCTAACGATTTATGCCCGTGCGGTTCTGGCAAGGCCTACTGCGACTGCTGCGAACCGATTATTAAGAAGACCACTCTCGCCCCGTCCCCGGAAGCCCTCATGCGCTCCCGCTACACCGCTTACGCCAAGCACGAAATTGCATGGCTCAAGGATTCCCTCGAAGCCACCCAGCGTGACGACTTTGACGAACCGAGCGTAGAAGCTTGGAGCCGCGATTCCGAATGGCTCGGCATCGAAATCAAGCAGACCAAGACCGAAGAAGACAAGAACATCGGCTGGGTCGAATTTGTCGCTCGTTTCAAGCAGGGCAACATCACCCGCAACCACCACGAACTTGGTGAATTCCACAAGGTCGGCGGTGCATGGTACTTCTACGATGGTCGTGCCGTGAAGCAGGAAACTGTCCGCCACGAAGGTCCGGTTGTCGGCCGTAACGACCCGTGCCCGTGCGGTTCTGGCAAGAAGTACAAGAAGTGCTGCGGCGCGAATAAGTAA
- the argC gene encoding N-acetyl-gamma-glutamyl-phosphate reductase, with protein MFKVFVDGEAGTTGLQIFERLAKRNDLEILKINPELRKDVNERQKMINESDVTFLCLPDAASMESAALCTNPNTRIIDASTAHRVNPAWTYGMPELSAEQREAISKSKRIANPGCHASGFILGVHPLVASGILPKSANLAAYSITGYSGGGKKLIAEYEAEEALSHKAGESKAIMAPAPYALALAHKHLPEMKKYCGLENVPFFNPVLGPYYKGMAVTVAIFPNMLSKKVGPQDLTEILAKHYEGSKFVKVLPYEAAPVLFNGRLDPTVCNDTNNARIQVFGNENIMQVTTIIDNLGKGASGAAIQNMNIALGLDETIGLV; from the coding sequence ATGTTCAAAGTTTTCGTAGATGGCGAAGCAGGTACCACTGGCCTGCAAATTTTCGAGAGACTTGCCAAGCGTAACGACCTGGAAATTCTCAAGATCAATCCAGAACTCCGCAAGGACGTGAACGAACGCCAGAAGATGATCAATGAATCTGACGTGACGTTCCTTTGCCTCCCGGACGCAGCGTCCATGGAAAGCGCCGCCCTCTGCACGAATCCGAACACGCGCATCATCGACGCCTCCACGGCTCATCGCGTGAACCCGGCTTGGACATACGGTATGCCGGAACTTTCGGCCGAACAACGCGAAGCGATTTCCAAGAGCAAGCGCATTGCAAACCCCGGTTGCCACGCCTCGGGATTTATCCTCGGCGTCCATCCGCTCGTTGCATCGGGAATCCTCCCGAAGAGCGCAAACCTTGCCGCTTACAGCATCACCGGTTACTCCGGCGGCGGCAAGAAGCTCATCGCCGAATACGAAGCCGAAGAAGCCCTCAGCCACAAGGCTGGTGAATCGAAGGCCATCATGGCACCCGCCCCGTACGCGCTCGCGCTCGCCCACAAGCACCTCCCCGAAATGAAGAAGTACTGCGGACTCGAAAACGTCCCGTTCTTCAATCCGGTGCTGGGCCCCTACTACAAGGGTATGGCCGTGACGGTCGCCATCTTCCCGAACATGCTTTCGAAGAAGGTCGGTCCGCAGGACTTGACCGAAATCCTCGCCAAGCATTACGAAGGTTCAAAGTTCGTGAAGGTCTTGCCGTACGAAGCCGCTCCGGTGCTCTTCAACGGCCGCTTGGACCCGACGGTCTGCAACGACACGAACAACGCCCGCATCCAGGTTTTCGGCAACGAAAACATCATGCAGGTCACGACGATCATCGACAACCTCGGTAAGGGTGCTAGCGGCGCCGCTATTCAGAACATGAATATCGCGCTCGGCCTCGACGAAACAATCGGATTGGTTTAA
- the obgE gene encoding GTPase ObgE produces MFLDEKNIEVRSGRGGDGICSFHREKFVPLGGPDGGDGGRGGHVILQVNEQYTTLLDMGNTHIYKAKSGQPGGAKRCSGASAEDLIISVPRGTIVKDEQGHILTDLTEPGQKWIAARGGKGGMGNQHFATPKVQAPRKCTPGEKGEVRQLFLELKLMADVGLVGFPNAGKSSLVNKISSGRPKVGDYPFTTLEPVLGIVQVNGHSFVVADIPGLLEGASEGKGLGHQFLKHIERTHTLLFVIDGFAENAYEQFKVLKEELKAFHPKLAEKNFVVALNKSDLGIENAIKEFKKHRQKVVITSAVTGEGCAELQQALDAAVPHMHKKSIGWSKKA; encoded by the coding sequence ATGTTCTTAGACGAAAAAAATATTGAAGTTCGCTCCGGCAGAGGCGGTGACGGCATCTGCAGTTTCCATCGTGAAAAGTTTGTACCCCTCGGCGGTCCCGATGGCGGTGATGGCGGTCGTGGCGGTCACGTGATTTTGCAGGTGAACGAGCAGTACACCACGCTCCTCGACATGGGCAACACGCACATTTACAAGGCAAAGAGCGGTCAGCCCGGTGGCGCAAAGCGCTGCTCCGGCGCATCTGCCGAAGATTTGATTATTAGCGTTCCGCGCGGCACAATCGTCAAGGACGAACAGGGTCACATCCTCACGGACTTGACCGAACCGGGCCAGAAGTGGATCGCGGCTCGCGGCGGCAAGGGCGGCATGGGCAACCAGCATTTCGCAACTCCGAAGGTGCAGGCTCCGCGCAAGTGCACTCCGGGTGAAAAGGGCGAAGTCCGCCAGCTGTTCCTCGAACTCAAGCTCATGGCAGACGTAGGTCTCGTGGGCTTCCCGAACGCAGGCAAGTCGAGCCTCGTGAACAAGATTTCTAGCGGACGCCCGAAGGTTGGCGACTATCCGTTTACAACGCTTGAACCGGTGCTCGGCATCGTCCAGGTGAACGGTCACAGCTTTGTGGTTGCCGATATTCCAGGTCTCTTGGAAGGCGCAAGCGAAGGCAAGGGCCTTGGCCACCAGTTCCTAAAGCACATCGAACGTACGCACACGTTACTCTTTGTGATTGACGGTTTTGCCGAAAACGCCTACGAGCAGTTCAAGGTTCTCAAGGAAGAGCTCAAGGCATTCCACCCGAAGCTTGCCGAAAAGAACTTTGTCGTAGCGCTCAACAAGAGCGACCTCGGCATCGAAAACGCCATCAAGGAATTCAAGAAGCACCGCCAGAAAGTGGTCATCACATCGGCTGTCACTGGCGAAGGTTGCGCTGAATTGCAGCAGGCTTTGGACGCTGCAGTGCCCCATATGCACAAAAAAAGCATCGGTTGGAGCAAAAAAGCGTAA
- a CDS encoding HU family DNA-binding protein, which produces MKATQSNITKKEIVDEIASQTGFTQVKTKVIVEELIDAISNCVIEGNNIELRGFGRFKNKQRKERRTRNPKTGELVNIPAKVRPVFEPSKDLIEKINNVPFDLEEAFVPKDDQERI; this is translated from the coding sequence ATGAAGGCGACTCAGTCCAACATAACTAAGAAGGAAATCGTTGATGAAATCGCTTCCCAGACTGGATTTACGCAAGTAAAAACCAAAGTCATCGTGGAAGAACTCATCGACGCTATTTCCAATTGCGTTATCGAGGGCAACAATATCGAGTTGCGTGGATTCGGTCGCTTCAAGAATAAACAGCGCAAGGAACGCCGCACCCGGAACCCCAAGACTGGCGAACTCGTGAACATCCCCGCCAAGGTGCGCCCGGTGTTTGAGCCCAGCAAGGACCTGATCGAAAAAATCAACAACGTTCCTTTCGACTTAGAAGAGGCTTTTGTCCCTAAAGATGATCAAGAAAGAATCTAG
- the smpB gene encoding SsrA-binding protein SmpB, producing the protein MIKKESSTPVIQNRKANHLYFVDETFEVGIMLIGSEVKSIRNGKCTLGEAWIDIDENKDELWLVGAHIDEYLFANRFNHFPARRRKLLAHTHEIQKMRKAKELKGCTIIPLKMYFKNRIAKLEVGICRGKDQHDKRQDILVRDAKMEMARAAKAHR; encoded by the coding sequence ATGATCAAGAAAGAATCTAGTACGCCCGTTATCCAGAACCGCAAGGCGAACCACCTCTATTTTGTAGATGAAACTTTTGAAGTGGGAATCATGCTCATCGGTTCGGAAGTCAAGTCTATCCGTAACGGCAAGTGCACTCTGGGCGAAGCGTGGATTGATATCGACGAAAACAAAGATGAACTCTGGCTCGTCGGTGCGCATATCGACGAATACCTTTTCGCAAACCGTTTCAACCATTTCCCTGCACGCAGGAGAAAGCTCCTCGCCCACACGCACGAAATCCAGAAGATGCGCAAGGCGAAGGAATTGAAGGGTTGCACGATCATCCCGCTGAAAATGTACTTTAAGAACCGTATTGCAAAACTCGAAGTAGGAATATGCCGAGGCAAGGATCAACACGACAAGCGACAGGACATTCTAGTCCGCGATGCCAAGATGGAAATGGCTCGCGCCGCCAAGGCTCATCGCTAA
- a CDS encoding N-acetylmuramoyl-L-alanine amidase gives MALAATARVDVESVAREIKGSFHWYPVQKTFSIVSAKDTLKFAVGIPYMTRNGRTIDLSAAPELDNGHLWIAENDAKKISNKIEAAKPVAKPAEQKPAQPVVVKPKAPKQEIAGTREVRTIVIDPGHGGKDPGASGKKSQEKDIVLAVAKLLRKNLADEGFNVKLTRSKDVFIELRQRANLANQWDGDLFISLHCNAIDASEERKKIIQGYQFYVLRAPESEEDKAIARRENAVATLYGEKNAKDELSPLEWFKLEARLEQYKQTSYLFTEKLLDSFDGGKIKKMNTGVGGAGFMVLVGAMMPAVLIELGFISNEEDEAYMMTKAGQQDLADRIAQAVSKYKDAVHTYRETLGR, from the coding sequence TTGGCCCTCGCTGCTACGGCAAGGGTCGATGTGGAGTCTGTCGCCCGCGAAATCAAGGGTTCGTTCCACTGGTATCCAGTACAAAAGACGTTCTCGATTGTTTCTGCGAAGGACACGCTCAAGTTCGCCGTTGGCATTCCGTACATGACGCGTAACGGTCGCACGATTGATTTGTCGGCAGCGCCGGAGCTCGATAACGGACACCTATGGATTGCGGAAAACGATGCCAAGAAGATTTCTAATAAAATTGAGGCAGCCAAGCCAGTTGCAAAGCCCGCCGAACAGAAACCTGCACAGCCAGTCGTTGTCAAACCAAAGGCTCCCAAACAAGAAATCGCAGGCACGCGCGAAGTCCGCACCATCGTGATTGACCCCGGACACGGAGGCAAGGACCCAGGCGCTTCGGGCAAGAAGTCCCAAGAAAAAGATATCGTTCTCGCCGTTGCAAAGCTCTTGCGCAAGAACCTCGCGGACGAAGGCTTCAACGTGAAGCTCACCCGCAGCAAGGACGTTTTCATTGAACTGCGCCAACGCGCAAACTTGGCAAACCAGTGGGATGGCGACCTCTTCATCAGCCTGCACTGCAACGCCATCGACGCAAGCGAAGAACGCAAGAAGATTATCCAGGGTTACCAGTTCTACGTGCTGCGCGCCCCGGAAAGCGAAGAAGACAAAGCGATAGCCCGTCGTGAAAACGCGGTTGCCACGCTCTACGGCGAAAAGAACGCCAAGGACGAACTTTCACCGCTGGAATGGTTCAAGCTTGAGGCTCGCCTCGAACAGTACAAACAAACTAGCTACCTCTTCACGGAGAAATTGCTAGACAGTTTTGATGGCGGAAAAATCAAGAAGATGAACACTGGCGTCGGCGGTGCGGGATTCATGGTTCTCGTAGGCGCAATGATGCCAGCCGTGCTCATTGAACTAGGCTTTATCAGCAACGAAGAAGACGAAGCTTACATGATGACCAAGGCTGGCCAGCAAGACCTTGCCGACCGCATCGCACAAGCCGTCAGCAAGTACAAGGACGCTGTCCACACCTACCGCGAAACGCTAGGTAGATAG